In Pelosinus sp. UFO1, one genomic interval encodes:
- the hydA gene encoding dihydropyrimidinase, translated as MGIILCGGTIVTATDYYKADVRIEGEKVVAIGKGIALSEDIIVDVRGSLLFPGGVDVHTHFDLPVGNTVTADDFASGTKGAIIGGTTTIIDYATQCKGETLKEALENWHLKAKGNCYGDYGFHMAITDWNDRVAEEISWLSQSAGVTSIKLYMAYKNVLQVDDDILFQALARSRQYGVLVCVHCENGDMIYNLVNQYRRQGLITPNYHPVSRPIIAEEEAVTRIIALAQVTKSSVYIVHISSSDALQVVMKAKAKGNQVYAETCPQYLVLDENYYTRAGFESAKYVMSPPLRKKTNQDFLWQGLQNRMIDVVATDHCSFNFLGQKDVGLHDFSKIPNGIPGAQNRLGILYTYGVLTGKIDLHTFVNVTATQPAKIFGLFPRKGTIAVGSDADIVVWDVNDTSLIGAEKQHHKVDYTPYEGFQQKGKAVHVFLRGRHIVRDAKLCDIDPQGIYLPRTPIG; from the coding sequence ATGGGAATTATTTTGTGCGGTGGAACCATTGTAACAGCTACGGATTATTATAAAGCGGATGTTCGCATAGAAGGTGAAAAGGTTGTTGCTATTGGTAAAGGAATTGCTTTATCTGAAGATATAATCGTAGATGTAAGGGGTTCCCTTCTCTTTCCAGGAGGTGTTGATGTTCATACACATTTTGATCTTCCAGTAGGAAATACTGTCACTGCTGATGATTTTGCTAGTGGCACAAAAGGTGCAATCATCGGTGGAACAACGACGATTATTGATTATGCAACCCAATGTAAAGGTGAAACCCTTAAAGAAGCACTGGAGAATTGGCACTTAAAAGCTAAGGGCAATTGTTATGGAGATTATGGATTTCACATGGCAATAACGGATTGGAATGATAGGGTAGCTGAAGAAATAAGCTGGCTGTCACAAAGTGCTGGTGTTACTTCAATTAAATTATATATGGCGTATAAAAATGTTCTACAAGTAGATGATGATATCTTATTTCAAGCGTTAGCTAGGAGTAGACAGTATGGGGTACTTGTATGCGTCCATTGTGAAAACGGAGATATGATTTACAATTTGGTAAATCAATACCGTAGACAAGGACTTATAACACCGAATTATCATCCTGTATCTCGTCCTATAATCGCAGAAGAAGAAGCCGTCACCAGAATAATTGCTTTAGCTCAAGTAACTAAATCTTCGGTTTATATTGTACATATCAGCTCTAGCGATGCGCTGCAAGTTGTAATGAAAGCAAAGGCTAAAGGAAATCAGGTTTATGCTGAAACCTGTCCTCAATATTTAGTGTTAGATGAAAATTATTATACTAGAGCTGGTTTTGAAAGTGCTAAATATGTAATGTCCCCTCCCCTGCGAAAGAAAACGAATCAGGATTTCCTTTGGCAAGGCTTGCAAAATAGAATGATAGATGTTGTTGCTACAGATCATTGTTCTTTCAATTTCCTTGGACAGAAAGATGTAGGTTTACATGATTTTAGTAAGATTCCAAATGGTATCCCTGGCGCACAGAATCGCTTAGGAATACTGTACACCTATGGTGTTCTAACGGGTAAAATCGATTTGCATACATTTGTCAACGTAACGGCGACTCAGCCCGCTAAAATCTTTGGGCTATTTCCTCGCAAGGGTACAATCGCAGTAGGCAGTGATGCCGACATTGTGGTATGGGATGTGAATGATACCTCCCTCATTGGAGCAGAAAAACAGCATCATAAAGTCGATTACACGCCTTATGAAGGTTTTCAGCAAAAGGGTAAGGCTGTACATGTATTTTTAAGAGGGCGGCATATTGTAAGAGATGCTAAGTTATGTGATATAGATCCTCAGGGAATTTATTTGCCACGTACTCCGATTGGATAA
- the xdh gene encoding selenium-dependent xanthine dehydrogenase, with product MFRININNKIYSVKEDMNLLNFLRDEASLTSVKNGCGEGACGACMVLVDGKAFRACLLRIAKLGEKKVITVEGLSQREKDIYSWAFAQAGAVQCGFCIPGMVISAKALLDGNLNPTKAEIKRALQGNICRCTGYIKIEKAVAMVAKALREDTIPQVKANYRVGENMQRVDAAEKVLGTGIYVDDMKVEDMLYGAVLRAKYPRALVQKIDISAAKLYPGVKKVLTAKDVPGQRFLGHIVPDWPALIAEGEETRYVGDALVLVAATSKKIADEALRLIEVVYQKLDPILSPRQALEVGAPQIHSKGNLLNKTILKRGNVEEAIAKAKYVITQRYTTPPTEHAFLEPESALAVPSKEGTLTVYTGTQSVYDDHHGIVAVLGVADDKVRVISKLVGGGFGGKEDLSVQHHAALLAWHTGKPVKLTLSRQESIRTHPKRHAMEMEFTTACDENGKLTAVKAFLLADTGAYASLGGPVLQRACTHAAGPYQIENVDITGMGVYTNNPPAGAFRGFGVTQSCFAMESNLNLLAEQVGISPWEIRYLNAIEPGKVLTNGQIADEGTALKETLLAVRDIFNEYPDAGIACAMKNSGLGVGVPDVGRVRIKVEQGKVIIFTSAACMGQGLATTLIQIVSEATGLHANFIETYPADTMMTPNGGTSTASRQTVFNGEAARQAALLLKADLEVNELSQLEDKEYYKEYCGVTDPMNSDKLNPVSHVAYGYATQIVILDENGKIKKIVAAHDVGKAINPTSVEGQIEGGVVMSLGYALTEDFPLENGMPTAKFGTLGLFRSIQVPDIDCILVEKNPSSLAYGAKGVGEIVSIPGAPAVACAYYRRDGKIRNSLPLKNTAYSKKRII from the coding sequence ATGTTCAGAATAAATATTAACAATAAAATTTATTCTGTAAAGGAAGACATGAACTTATTAAATTTTCTACGAGATGAAGCTTCTCTGACATCTGTTAAAAATGGGTGTGGCGAAGGGGCATGTGGTGCTTGTATGGTTTTAGTTGATGGCAAAGCTTTTCGTGCCTGTCTTTTACGTATTGCAAAACTAGGGGAAAAAAAGGTTATTACTGTAGAAGGCCTATCCCAGCGTGAAAAAGATATATATAGTTGGGCTTTTGCTCAAGCTGGAGCAGTACAGTGCGGTTTTTGTATTCCGGGAATGGTGATAAGTGCGAAAGCATTGCTAGACGGAAATCTTAATCCAACAAAAGCCGAAATTAAAAGAGCCCTGCAAGGGAATATATGTCGCTGTACAGGTTATATAAAAATTGAAAAAGCTGTTGCCATGGTAGCTAAGGCTTTACGAGAGGATACTATTCCACAAGTGAAGGCTAACTATCGAGTTGGGGAAAATATGCAACGTGTTGACGCTGCTGAGAAAGTATTAGGTACTGGCATTTATGTTGATGATATGAAAGTGGAAGATATGTTGTATGGTGCTGTATTAAGAGCCAAATACCCAAGAGCTTTGGTGCAGAAAATTGATATTTCTGCTGCGAAATTATACCCTGGTGTAAAAAAAGTGTTAACCGCTAAGGATGTACCAGGCCAGCGATTTTTAGGTCATATCGTTCCAGATTGGCCAGCATTGATTGCTGAAGGGGAAGAAACTCGTTATGTAGGAGACGCCCTAGTTTTAGTGGCAGCTACCTCAAAAAAGATTGCCGATGAAGCGTTACGGTTAATTGAAGTAGTTTATCAAAAACTAGATCCAATACTTAGCCCAAGACAAGCACTGGAGGTGGGGGCACCTCAGATCCATTCAAAGGGCAACCTGCTAAATAAAACAATTCTTAAACGGGGCAATGTAGAAGAAGCCATTGCTAAAGCAAAATACGTTATAACACAAAGATATACGACTCCTCCGACAGAACATGCCTTTTTAGAACCAGAAAGCGCTTTGGCTGTTCCGTCTAAAGAGGGAACATTAACAGTATATACAGGAACACAAAGTGTGTATGACGATCATCATGGCATTGTGGCAGTACTTGGGGTAGCAGATGATAAAGTACGAGTAATTAGTAAATTGGTGGGTGGTGGGTTTGGCGGAAAAGAAGATTTATCAGTACAACACCATGCAGCCCTTCTGGCTTGGCATACTGGTAAACCCGTTAAGCTGACATTAAGTCGCCAGGAAAGTATTAGGACACATCCCAAACGTCATGCCATGGAAATGGAATTTACGACGGCTTGTGATGAAAATGGAAAACTTACAGCGGTAAAAGCCTTTTTGCTAGCGGATACTGGTGCGTATGCTTCTTTAGGCGGACCTGTGTTGCAACGCGCTTGTACCCATGCTGCAGGACCTTATCAAATTGAAAATGTAGATATTACAGGTATGGGAGTATATACAAATAATCCACCGGCTGGAGCTTTTCGTGGATTTGGTGTAACGCAGTCTTGTTTTGCTATGGAATCAAATCTGAATTTGCTGGCAGAACAAGTAGGAATATCTCCTTGGGAAATTCGTTACCTAAATGCCATTGAGCCTGGTAAGGTGCTGACTAATGGACAAATTGCTGATGAAGGTACTGCTTTAAAAGAAACTCTGTTGGCGGTACGAGATATTTTTAATGAATATCCTGATGCGGGAATTGCCTGCGCTATGAAAAATAGTGGACTTGGCGTAGGTGTACCCGATGTAGGGCGAGTCAGAATCAAAGTGGAGCAAGGTAAAGTTATTATTTTTACTAGCGCAGCTTGTATGGGCCAAGGTCTGGCAACAACATTAATTCAGATTGTTTCGGAAGCAACGGGCTTACATGCCAATTTTATAGAAACCTATCCTGCTGATACAATGATGACCCCAAATGGAGGTACTTCAACAGCGTCTAGACAGACTGTGTTTAATGGAGAAGCTGCTAGGCAAGCTGCTCTTCTACTTAAAGCTGATCTTGAAGTGAACGAGCTTTCCCAGCTAGAGGATAAGGAATATTATAAGGAATACTGTGGAGTTACAGATCCTATGAATTCAGATAAGCTGAATCCAGTTAGTCACGTTGCTTATGGCTATGCGACACAAATCGTAATTTTAGATGAAAATGGTAAAATAAAAAAAATAGTTGCTGCACATGATGTAGGAAAAGCAATTAACCCAACATCGGTAGAAGGGCAAATCGAGGGCGGAGTAGTAATGAGTCTGGGTTATGCCTTAACAGAGGATTTTCCTCTAGAGAATGGTATGCCTACGGCAAAGTTTGGAACATTGGGTTTGTTTCGCTCGATTCAGGTACCTGACATTGATTGTATTCTTGTAGAAAAAAATCCATCATCTCTTGCTTATGGAGCTAAAGGGGTAGGAGAAATTGTATCTATTCCTGGTGCGCCTGCAGTCGCATGTGCTTATTATAGGCGAGATGGAAAAATTAGGAATTCTTTACCGTTAAAGAATACTGCGTACAGTAAAAAAAGGATAATTTGA
- the yqeC gene encoding selenium cofactor biosynthesis protein YqeC gives MDLWDAIGCKEPSLIACTGAGGKTSVMLSLVNGAQQRKVPVLVSTTTKMFYSQVVDLNPIFTGEFDAGAAFVASHLCRGGIAAWFSRMEGDKVIGLPPKWLDRIAKQKPSSYIIVEADGARGLWLKASKGHEPVIPDCTNITIGILNLKAIGQPLTSDIVHRLDLVLALLQRKKGAITRWQDIATLALHNRGIFQYSQGKKILLLAGGSAEQTNNVKQIVNHLTTYKAGIDKCIVTEGHGAFLQPIEVHDL, from the coding sequence ATGGACCTATGGGATGCAATCGGTTGCAAGGAACCTTCTCTTATTGCTTGTACTGGAGCTGGTGGAAAAACATCAGTTATGCTATCACTCGTCAATGGGGCCCAGCAGCGTAAGGTCCCTGTTTTAGTTTCCACAACAACAAAAATGTTTTATAGCCAGGTAGTAGATCTCAATCCTATTTTCACTGGTGAATTTGATGCGGGGGCAGCTTTTGTTGCCTCTCATTTATGTCGTGGTGGGATTGCTGCTTGGTTTAGTAGAATGGAAGGCGATAAAGTAATTGGATTACCGCCCAAATGGCTTGATAGAATAGCAAAGCAAAAACCCAGTTCCTATATCATTGTTGAAGCTGATGGTGCCAGAGGATTATGGCTCAAAGCTTCAAAGGGCCATGAACCAGTAATACCTGATTGTACTAACATAACGATTGGTATATTAAATCTAAAGGCTATAGGACAGCCTCTTACCAGTGATATAGTTCACCGTTTAGATTTAGTTTTAGCATTATTGCAAAGAAAGAAGGGTGCAATTACTAGATGGCAGGATATAGCAACACTAGCTCTTCATAATCGTGGAATTTTTCAATATAGCCAGGGAAAAAAGATTTTGTTATTAGCTGGAGGTAGTGCAGAGCAAACCAATAATGTGAAGCAGATTGTCAATCATTTGACGACCTATAAAGCAGGAATAGATAAATGCATTGTAACCGAAGGACACGGGGCATTTTTACAGCCAATTGAGGTGCATGATTTATAA
- a CDS encoding NTP transferase domain-containing protein, producing MKNIGVIILAAGFASRMGKQKLLLPLGEKPILMHVISTAMSTGFADCITVIGEPKDKLAKLCTQLHSDWVYNSERHTGQASSIVLGLNKLQLDLDGILFLLGDQPLITQSLLQALFDSFASTGSNKSIIVPRHKGQLYSPVLFGSWWRHHLAALSGDCGGRSLIRENPHYVIPVEWPDGKPFYDADSWEDYQSLCKLWVDHAVD from the coding sequence ATGAAAAATATAGGTGTTATTATTTTGGCTGCAGGTTTTGCTAGTCGTATGGGTAAGCAGAAGCTATTACTGCCTTTGGGAGAAAAACCAATATTAATGCATGTAATTTCTACTGCTATGAGCACAGGTTTTGCCGACTGTATCACTGTCATCGGTGAACCAAAAGATAAACTGGCAAAGTTGTGCACTCAGTTACATAGTGATTGGGTCTATAATTCAGAACGGCATACAGGTCAGGCATCCTCTATTGTTTTAGGACTTAATAAATTACAATTGGATTTAGATGGGATCTTATTTTTACTAGGGGATCAACCGTTAATTACACAATCCTTATTGCAGGCTCTATTTGATAGTTTTGCATCTACGGGTAGTAATAAATCTATTATTGTACCTAGACATAAGGGACAGCTATATAGTCCCGTTTTATTTGGATCTTGGTGGCGTCATCATTTAGCAGCTTTATCTGGCGACTGTGGTGGACGTAGTCTTATTCGAGAAAATCCTCATTATGTAATTCCTGTAGAGTGGCCTGATGGTAAGCCTTTTTATGATGCAGATTCCTGGGAAGACTATCAATCCTTATGTAAGCTTTGGGTAGATCATGCTGTAGATTAG
- a CDS encoding XdhC family protein, with product MDIFTKLLKQIEQFQSADIITIVDSPKEDQLGQMLVISNSGEIDGMLVNMEFTSQIVNEIASLNWQHPKIIETEYCGQYRLFWDRLSTRRRALVLGAGHISQPLVELLHQIDYAVTVIDDRPDFANIVSFPKAERVICKNFSVALDQIDCRVYSAIIIVTRGHRYDLDCLHSVLHYQVPYLGMIGSRRRVSGIMDRLAREGIAEETLSRLRAPIGLDIGAQTPAEIAISIVAEVLATIRNGTCLPLSGIRR from the coding sequence ATGGATATTTTTACAAAATTATTGAAACAGATCGAACAGTTTCAGTCAGCGGATATTATAACAATAGTTGATTCACCAAAAGAAGATCAGTTAGGGCAAATGCTGGTTATATCGAATAGCGGTGAGATAGATGGAATGCTTGTCAATATGGAATTTACTAGCCAGATTGTCAATGAAATAGCAAGTTTAAATTGGCAGCATCCAAAGATCATAGAAACAGAGTATTGTGGGCAGTATCGTCTGTTTTGGGATCGATTAAGCACCCGTCGAAGGGCCTTGGTACTTGGCGCGGGGCATATCAGCCAACCCTTGGTTGAATTGCTACATCAAATAGATTATGCTGTAACTGTCATAGATGATCGTCCTGATTTTGCCAATATAGTTTCTTTTCCTAAAGCGGAAAGAGTGATCTGCAAAAACTTTAGTGTAGCTTTGGATCAAATCGACTGCCGAGTATATTCTGCAATTATTATTGTAACTAGAGGGCATCGCTATGACCTGGATTGCTTGCATTCAGTTCTTCATTATCAAGTGCCATACCTTGGTATGATTGGTAGTCGGCGGCGGGTTAGTGGGATCATGGATAGATTAGCTAGGGAAGGTATTGCAGAAGAAACATTATCTCGACTTAGAGCTCCTATCGGTCTTGATATTGGTGCCCAGACACCAGCCGAGATCGCTATTAGCATTGTTGCTGAGGTGTTAGCAACAATACGAAATGGAACATGCCTGCCCCTTAGTGGCATACGGAGGTGA
- a CDS encoding XdhC family protein, translating into MILRAICKVKEEKSAAVLVTIIGTRGSTPRKAGTKMLVYPDGRMLGTIGGGCTESEARLQALRALDENLSFTYHLSLLDEMAADEGMICGGTMEVFIQVL; encoded by the coding sequence ATGATTCTTAGGGCTATTTGTAAAGTTAAGGAAGAAAAGAGTGCAGCTGTATTAGTAACTATTATTGGGACTCGCGGCTCCACACCTCGTAAAGCTGGCACCAAAATGCTTGTATATCCTGACGGAAGAATGTTAGGAACAATTGGCGGGGGCTGTACCGAATCAGAGGCTCGCTTGCAGGCTCTTAGGGCACTCGACGAAAATCTATCATTTACTTATCATTTGTCCTTGCTCGATGAGATGGCTGCTGATGAGGGCATGATTTGTGGTGGTACTATGGAAGTATTTATTCAAGTGCTCTAA
- the selD gene encoding selenide, water dikinase SelD, with product MIKLTEYSKNGGCAAKIGPGDLASVLRQLPKVSDPRLLVGIATSDDAGVYKLNETTALIQTVDFFTPIVDDPYTFGQIAAANSLSDVYAMGGKPLTAMNIVAFPVCKLDPKVLLTILQGGQDKVSEAGALIVGGHSIHDDEPKYGLSVTGVAHPDKILTNAGAKAGDVLLITKAIGTGVLTMAARAEMFADGVAAAIKSMVRLNRVAAEIMTRFTIHACTDVTGFGLLGHLHEMADASRTAMEIDTKALPLLPEAKKAAEMGLVPASAYNTRAFLKTVTFAHSVPECIRDLCFDPQTSGGLLMSVPEEIAAALLIELREAGIAEAAIIGCVTNKKRGEIYVY from the coding sequence ATGATTAAATTGACTGAGTACAGCAAGAATGGCGGTTGTGCTGCAAAGATTGGTCCAGGGGACTTGGCGAGCGTACTACGTCAGCTGCCTAAAGTATCTGACCCTCGTCTTTTAGTTGGCATTGCTACTTCCGATGATGCTGGTGTATATAAATTAAATGAAACAACGGCATTAATTCAGACCGTTGATTTTTTCACACCCATTGTTGACGATCCTTACACCTTTGGACAAATTGCCGCAGCAAATAGCTTAAGTGACGTATATGCAATGGGGGGGAAGCCACTTACTGCGATGAATATAGTGGCTTTTCCAGTATGCAAACTTGATCCTAAGGTTCTTTTGACTATTTTGCAAGGCGGTCAAGATAAGGTATCTGAAGCGGGAGCTCTTATTGTTGGTGGTCATTCAATTCATGATGATGAACCTAAATATGGATTAAGTGTTACTGGGGTAGCGCATCCTGATAAAATTTTAACGAATGCTGGTGCAAAGGCTGGTGATGTGCTACTTATTACAAAAGCCATTGGAACAGGGGTGCTGACGATGGCAGCACGTGCGGAAATGTTTGCTGATGGTGTAGCGGCAGCAATTAAGAGTATGGTGAGACTAAATCGAGTAGCCGCTGAAATAATGACAAGATTTACAATTCATGCATGCACAGATGTTACAGGATTTGGTCTTTTGGGACACCTTCATGAAATGGCTGATGCAAGTAGAACAGCCATGGAGATTGATACAAAGGCACTTCCCTTACTGCCAGAAGCAAAAAAGGCAGCAGAAATGGGGTTGGTACCAGCTAGTGCCTATAATACACGTGCTTTTCTAAAAACTGTCACCTTTGCACATAGTGTACCAGAATGTATAAGGGATTTATGTTTTGATCCTCAAACTTCTGGTGGTCTATTGATGAGTGTTCCAGAAGAAATCGCTGCGGCCTTATTAATAGAATTAAGGGAAGCAGGAATTGCAGAGGCTGCAATTATAGGATGTGTTACTAATAAAAAAAGGGGTGAAATATATGTCTATTAA
- the yedF gene encoding sulfurtransferase-like selenium metabolism protein YedF encodes MSINLDARGLACPRPVIATKKALEGIEDGVVIILVDNMAAKENVAKFAIANQCEVAVDEKDGVYSIKIIKGQGKGEEKLPQTPSQDDSVFLITQKTLGHGSSELGEVLINSFFYALLEKEPLPRTIMFINGGVYLTTENSPVLEHIASLSAKGVQILSCGTCLDYYELKDKLAVGGITNMYSIIEEFSSAAKTITL; translated from the coding sequence ATGTCTATTAACTTAGATGCTCGTGGCCTTGCTTGCCCACGACCGGTTATTGCTACCAAAAAGGCATTAGAGGGAATAGAAGACGGTGTCGTTATTATACTTGTTGACAATATGGCGGCAAAAGAGAATGTAGCAAAATTTGCGATTGCCAATCAGTGTGAAGTAGCGGTAGATGAAAAGGATGGAGTTTATTCCATTAAAATTATAAAGGGCCAAGGAAAGGGTGAAGAAAAATTGCCCCAAACCCCCTCTCAAGACGATAGTGTATTCCTTATTACACAAAAAACACTTGGACATGGTAGTAGTGAATTGGGAGAAGTTTTAATTAATTCTTTTTTTTATGCTTTGCTAGAAAAGGAGCCTTTGCCTCGAACTATCATGTTTATTAACGGTGGGGTATATTTAACGACGGAAAATTCACCAGTTTTAGAACATATAGCCTCTCTGAGTGCAAAAGGGGTACAAATCCTATCCTGTGGGACATGCCTTGACTATTATGAACTAAAAGATAAATTAGCTGTTGGTGGAATAACTAATATGTATTCTATTATAGAAGAGTTCTCGTCTGCGGCAAAAACGATTACCCTGTGA
- a CDS encoding DUF3343 domain-containing protein, giving the protein MYEEYDRLLSFCSVRHAIRAEELLTKCGIKVVALPKPREIDINCGQCILFLYEQENEVMAILRNKNVFWAELYSRDGKNKEYVKIAEYED; this is encoded by the coding sequence ATGTATGAGGAATATGACCGGTTACTTTCCTTTTGTTCCGTACGTCATGCTATTCGGGCTGAAGAGCTCTTGACCAAATGTGGTATTAAGGTTGTAGCCTTACCAAAACCACGAGAAATTGATATAAACTGTGGTCAGTGTATATTATTTTTGTATGAACAAGAGAATGAAGTAATGGCGATCCTACGAAATAAGAATGTTTTCTGGGCAGAGTTATATAGTAGAGATGGTAAGAATAAAGAGTATGTAAAAATTGCAGAGTATGAAGATTAA
- a CDS encoding ABC transporter ATP-binding protein has translation MGFLKEYIGKYGKSFFIAVFFVMIETVCDLLLPTIMSQIIDVGIADKNIDYVFSKGNLMIFITALGAVAASVRNVISSTVSQKFGAELRSDVYKKIQSFSFEQINKFDTASLITRLTNDVLQIQVLVNGLMRIFIKGPFLCIGSLIMATRLNYNLATVLAVVVPVVGVLIIINMKIGFPFFTKVQQALDKVNSVIREYLSGVRVVKAFNRFDYEVDRFNKANKEFQSRSVQGLRVMALFGPCIMLTVNFGIVSVLWFGGIRVNLGEMQAGHIIAFINYMTQILFSLLLISMVFNMFVKAKASAERISEVLTQESNTMWEIHHERQSDIKGRIDFENVFFSYEGVLGQFILKDINLTCMPGETIGIIGATGSGKSSLINLIPRFYDVTLGCIRVDGEDINSVSPKRIRDKVAVVPQKTVLFTGTIMENIRWGKEDATMEEIQKAAMIAEAHDFISVLPEGYQTRLGQGGVNFSGGQKQRISIARALVRKPEILILDDSTSAVDVVTERKIKESLEKYAKDLTCVIIAQRISSVIDADKIVVLEEGEIISIGKHNELLKTCEVYREIFQSQLGKEM, from the coding sequence ATGGGATTTTTAAAAGAATACATAGGCAAATATGGTAAGTCTTTTTTCATTGCAGTTTTTTTTGTAATGATTGAAACTGTATGTGATCTTCTGTTGCCGACGATTATGTCGCAAATTATTGATGTCGGTATAGCTGATAAAAATATAGACTACGTATTTTCAAAGGGAAATTTAATGATTTTCATTACGGCATTAGGCGCTGTTGCTGCTTCTGTTCGTAATGTAATATCGAGTACTGTTTCACAAAAATTCGGCGCAGAACTTAGATCAGATGTATATAAAAAAATTCAAAGCTTTTCATTTGAACAGATTAATAAATTTGATACGGCTTCGTTAATAACAAGATTAACAAATGACGTTTTGCAAATACAAGTCTTAGTAAACGGACTTATGAGGATTTTCATTAAGGGACCTTTTTTGTGCATAGGGAGTCTAATTATGGCTACACGCCTAAATTATAATTTAGCAACGGTGCTAGCAGTGGTTGTTCCTGTTGTTGGAGTGTTAATTATAATTAATATGAAGATTGGGTTTCCTTTTTTTACAAAAGTACAACAGGCTCTAGACAAAGTAAACAGTGTGATTCGAGAATATTTGTCTGGTGTTAGAGTGGTAAAGGCATTTAATCGATTTGATTATGAAGTAGATAGATTTAATAAAGCGAATAAAGAGTTTCAGTCTAGATCTGTACAGGGCTTGCGTGTAATGGCTTTATTTGGTCCTTGTATTATGTTGACTGTAAACTTTGGCATCGTTTCTGTACTTTGGTTTGGGGGGATACGGGTTAACTTAGGCGAAATGCAAGCTGGCCATATTATTGCTTTTATTAATTATATGACACAAATTCTTTTTTCCTTATTGCTTATTTCCATGGTTTTCAATATGTTTGTAAAAGCCAAGGCCTCTGCAGAACGTATTAGTGAGGTGCTTACTCAAGAAAGTAATACAATGTGGGAAATCCACCATGAAAGACAAAGTGATATAAAAGGGAGAATAGATTTTGAGAATGTATTCTTCTCTTATGAAGGAGTATTAGGGCAATTTATTCTTAAGGATATTAACTTAACTTGTATGCCTGGAGAAACTATTGGCATTATAGGAGCTACGGGGTCGGGTAAGAGTAGTCTTATCAATCTTATCCCGCGTTTTTATGATGTTACTTTGGGTTGTATCAGAGTAGATGGTGAAGATATTAATAGTGTAAGCCCAAAAAGAATACGAGATAAAGTAGCAGTCGTTCCCCAAAAAACAGTTCTATTTACGGGTACTATTATGGAAAATATAAGATGGGGAAAAGAAGATGCTACAATGGAAGAGATTCAAAAAGCGGCAATGATTGCTGAAGCACATGATTTTATTTCTGTATTACCAGAAGGCTATCAAACACGATTAGGGCAAGGGGGAGTTAATTTTTCTGGAGGACAAAAGCAACGAATATCTATTGCACGGGCTTTGGTGAGAAAGCCAGAAATCCTTATTCTAGATGATTCTACAAGCGCAGTAGATGTAGTTACTGAAAGAAAAATTAAGGAATCATTAGAGAAATATGCAAAAGATCTGACCTGTGTAATCATTGCACAACGAATTTCCTCAGTTATAGATGCAGATAAAATAGTAGTGCTAGAAGAGGGGGAAATTATTAGCATAGGGAAACATAATGAATTACTAAAAACTTGTGAGGTGTATCGAGAAATATTCCAATCACAATTAGGTAAGGAGATGTAG